From a region of the Candidatus Zixiibacteriota bacterium genome:
- a CDS encoding replication-relaxation family protein, with amino-acid sequence MRANPSKRQAAPRLALTDRDRDILSLLDRHLLLTREHLQLLLDWPCITRINRRLRQLFDAGLVERRFMPVQSGSAPAIYYLGREGIRHLASISEADSDMLLRRRRRIRRMPDSTLAHDLAISDFAASFIRCCSKIPGGEWISWLNEYEFLNACRTARVPLAIMPRPDGYGRYAINRLLYHFCVELDTGSESLRRLRLKLQAYDNAQSSGYFRRTFKLSRLTVLIVTTTTGRAASFNAKLPQASSLRVLVGTLREVTQNPLFALVWTMPGQQTTTSLHRQGVTKGRG; translated from the coding sequence ATGAGAGCCAACCCATCCAAGCGTCAAGCTGCACCCCGCTTGGCTTTGACTGACCGGGATCGAGACATCCTCAGCCTGCTTGACCGGCATCTGCTTCTCACTCGGGAACACCTGCAATTGCTCCTTGATTGGCCGTGTATCACCAGAATCAACCGCCGTTTGAGGCAACTGTTTGACGCCGGTTTGGTGGAGCGGCGATTCATGCCGGTGCAATCGGGATCTGCGCCCGCTATCTACTATCTCGGCCGAGAAGGTATCCGGCACCTTGCTTCTATAAGCGAGGCTGATTCGGACATGTTACTGCGCCGGCGCCGCCGAATTCGGCGAATGCCCGACAGTACGCTGGCGCATGATCTCGCCATCAGCGACTTCGCCGCGTCATTCATCCGCTGCTGTTCGAAAATTCCTGGAGGCGAATGGATATCTTGGCTGAACGAGTACGAATTCCTTAATGCCTGTCGGACAGCCAGAGTGCCATTGGCAATCATGCCGAGGCCGGACGGGTATGGCCGATATGCCATTAACCGGCTGCTGTATCATTTCTGCGTGGAACTGGATACTGGCAGTGAATCGCTTCGACGTCTTCGGCTAAAGCTCCAGGCTTATGATAATGCCCAGTCATCAGGCTACTTCCGAAGGACTTTCAAGCTCAGCCGCCTGACCGTTCTGATAGTAACCACGACTACGGGGCGAGCTGCAAGTTTCAACGCAAAGCTGCCGCAGGCCTCTTCTTTGCGCGTATTGGTCGGCACTCTCCGAGAAGTCACACAGAATCCGCTTTTTGCCCTAGTTTGGACTATGCCGGGGCAGCAAACAACCACATCGCTGCATCGTCAGGGAGTCACGAAAGGGCGTGGCTAA